A genomic region of Pseudomonas migulae contains the following coding sequences:
- a CDS encoding CTP synthase: MTRYIFVTGGVVSSLGKGIASASLAAILEARGLKVTMLKLDPYINVDPGTMSPFQHGEVFVTHDGAETDLDLGHYERFIRTTMTQNNNFTTGRVYEHVLRKERRGDYLGATIQVIPHITDEIKRRIIKGAGDADVAMVEIGGTVGDIESQPFLEAIRQLRFEVGAKRAMLMHLTLVPYIATAGETKTKPTQHSVKELRSIGLQPDVLVCRSDHPIDISSRRKIAQFTNVEERAVIALEDADTIYKIPGILHSQGLDDFVVERFGLQCGGADLSEWEAVVDAKLNPEHEVTIAMVGKYMELLDAYKSLIEAMSHAGISNRTKVNLRYIDSEDIENQGTALLEGVDAILVPGGFGLRGVEGKITAVQYARENKVPYLGICLGMQVAVIEFARNVMGWKDANSTEFDRASGHPVVGLITEWEDATGAVETRTETSDLGGTMRLGAQDCLLEPGSLVHGCYGKDVIVERHRHRYEVNNNLLPQIMEAGLKISGRSGDGALVEVVEAPDHPWFVACQFHPEFTSTPRDGHPLFSGFVKAALVQHQKKA, translated from the coding sequence ATGACGCGCTACATATTCGTCACGGGCGGTGTTGTTTCTTCATTGGGGAAAGGCATTGCATCGGCTTCATTGGCGGCCATCCTGGAGGCGCGGGGACTTAAGGTCACCATGCTGAAGCTGGATCCGTACATCAACGTCGACCCGGGCACCATGAGCCCGTTCCAGCACGGTGAAGTGTTCGTCACCCACGACGGCGCCGAGACCGACCTGGACCTGGGCCACTACGAGCGGTTCATCCGCACGACCATGACCCAGAACAACAACTTCACCACCGGCCGTGTCTACGAGCACGTCCTGCGCAAAGAGCGCCGTGGTGATTACCTGGGCGCCACCATCCAGGTGATCCCGCACATCACCGACGAAATCAAGCGCCGGATCATCAAGGGCGCCGGCGATGCCGACGTCGCGATGGTCGAGATCGGTGGCACCGTGGGTGACATCGAATCGCAACCGTTCCTCGAGGCCATCCGTCAGTTGCGCTTCGAAGTCGGCGCCAAGCGCGCGATGCTGATGCACCTGACGCTGGTGCCGTACATCGCCACCGCCGGCGAAACCAAAACCAAGCCAACCCAGCACTCGGTCAAGGAACTGCGTTCCATCGGCCTGCAACCTGACGTGCTGGTGTGCCGCTCCGATCACCCGATCGACATCTCTTCGCGTCGCAAGATCGCGCAGTTCACCAACGTTGAAGAACGTGCGGTGATTGCGCTGGAAGACGCCGACACCATCTACAAGATCCCGGGCATCCTGCACTCCCAGGGCCTGGATGATTTTGTCGTCGAGCGTTTCGGCCTGCAATGTGGCGGCGCGGATCTGTCCGAGTGGGAAGCCGTGGTTGACGCCAAGCTGAACCCTGAGCACGAAGTCACCATCGCGATGGTCGGCAAGTACATGGAATTGCTGGACGCCTACAAGTCGCTGATCGAAGCGATGAGTCACGCCGGCATCAGCAACCGCACCAAGGTCAACCTGCGCTACATCGATTCCGAAGACATCGAAAACCAGGGCACCGCGCTGCTGGAAGGTGTTGACGCGATCCTGGTTCCAGGCGGCTTCGGTCTGCGTGGCGTGGAAGGCAAGATCACCGCCGTCCAGTACGCTCGCGAAAACAAGGTTCCGTACCTCGGCATCTGCCTGGGCATGCAAGTGGCCGTGATTGAGTTCGCTCGTAACGTCATGGGCTGGAAAGACGCCAACTCCACCGAGTTCGATCGTGCAAGCGGTCACCCGGTCGTGGGTCTGATCACCGAGTGGGAAGATGCCACCGGCGCCGTCGAAACCCGTACCGAAACTTCCGATCTGGGCGGCACCATGCGCCTCGGCGCGCAGGATTGCCTGCTGGAGCCGGGTTCCCTGGTTCACGGCTGCTACGGCAAGGACGTGATCGTCGAGCGTCACCGTCATCGCTACGAAGTGAACAACAACCTGCTGCCGCAAATCATGGAAGCCGGCCTGAAAATCTCCGGTCGTTCCGGTGATGGCGCGCTGGTAGAAGTGGTTGAAGCCCCGGATCATCCATGGTTCGTCGCTTGCCAGTTCCACCCTGAGTTCACCTCGACACCTCGCGACGGTCACCCGTTGTTCAGCGGTTTCGTTAAAGCAGCTTTGGTTCAACACCAGAAGAAGGCGTAA
- the kdsA gene encoding 3-deoxy-8-phosphooctulonate synthase, translating into MAQKIIRVGDIEIANDKPMVLFGGMNVLESRDMAMQVCEEYVKVTEKLGIPYVFKASFDKANRSSVASYRGPGLEEGMRIFQDIKQAFGVPIITDVHEPEQAAVVAEVCDIIQLPAFLSRQTDLVVAMARTGAVINIKKAQFLAPQEMKHILNKCVEAGNDQLILCERGSSFGYNNLVVDMLGFGIMKQFEYPVFFDVTHALQMPGGRSDSAGGRRAQVLDLAKAGMSQSLAGLFLEAHPDPDNAKCDGPCALRLDKLEPFLAQLKALDELVKSFPTVETA; encoded by the coding sequence ATGGCGCAGAAGATCATCCGTGTAGGCGATATCGAGATTGCCAACGACAAGCCAATGGTGCTTTTCGGTGGCATGAACGTGCTGGAAAGCCGCGACATGGCGATGCAGGTCTGCGAAGAATACGTAAAGGTCACCGAGAAACTCGGTATCCCTTACGTGTTCAAGGCCAGCTTCGACAAGGCCAACCGTTCCTCCGTGGCCTCTTACCGTGGCCCCGGCCTGGAAGAGGGCATGCGGATTTTCCAGGACATCAAGCAAGCCTTCGGCGTGCCGATCATCACCGACGTCCACGAGCCTGAGCAGGCCGCGGTCGTCGCTGAAGTCTGCGACATCATCCAGTTGCCGGCCTTCCTGTCGCGCCAGACCGACCTCGTGGTCGCGATGGCCAGGACCGGTGCGGTGATCAACATCAAGAAAGCCCAGTTCCTCGCGCCTCAGGAAATGAAACACATCCTGAACAAGTGCGTGGAAGCGGGTAACGATCAGTTGATCCTCTGCGAACGCGGTTCGAGCTTCGGCTACAACAACCTGGTCGTCGACATGCTCGGCTTCGGCATCATGAAGCAGTTCGAATACCCGGTGTTCTTCGACGTGACCCACGCGCTGCAAATGCCCGGCGGTCGCTCCGATTCCGCTGGCGGTCGTCGCGCCCAGGTCCTCGATCTGGCCAAGGCTGGCATGAGCCAGTCGCTGGCCGGTTTGTTCCTCGAAGCCCACCCGGATCCGGACAACGCCAAATGCGACGGCCCTTGCGCCTTGCGTCTGGACAAACTGGAGCCATTCCTGGCCCAGCTCAAAGCTTTGGACGAACTGGTGAAGAGTTTTCCGACGGTAGAAACCGCGTAA
- the eno gene encoding phosphopyruvate hydratase codes for MAKIVDIKGREVLDSRGNPTVEADVLLDNGIIGSACAPSGASTGSREALELRDGDKSRYLGKGVLKAVANINGPIRDLLKGTDPSDQKALDHAMIKLDGTENKGSLGANAILAVSLAAAKAAAQDQDLPLYAHIANLNGTPGVYSMPVPMMNIINGGEHADNNVDIQEFMVQPVGAKSFSEGLRMGTEIFHHLKAVLKARGLSTAVGDEGGFAPNLASNEDALKVISEAVANAGYKLGTDVTLALDCAASEFYEDGKYNLSGEGQVFTAEGFADYLKGLTERYPIISIEDGLDESDWAGWKILTDKIGEKTQLVGDDLFVTNTKILKEGIDKKIANSILIKFNQIGTLTETLEAIQMAKAAGYTAVISHRSGETEDSTIADLAVGTSAGQIKTGSLCRSDRVSKYNQLLRIEEQLNGKAKYNGRSEFRG; via the coding sequence ATGGCAAAAATCGTCGACATCAAAGGTCGTGAAGTTCTCGACTCCCGTGGCAACCCCACCGTGGAAGCGGACGTGCTTCTCGATAACGGCATCATCGGCAGCGCTTGCGCGCCGTCCGGTGCTTCCACTGGCTCGCGTGAAGCGCTCGAGCTGCGTGATGGCGACAAGAGCCGTTACCTGGGCAAAGGCGTTCTGAAAGCCGTCGCCAACATCAACGGTCCGATTCGCGACCTGTTGAAAGGTACTGACCCAAGCGACCAGAAAGCCCTCGATCACGCGATGATCAAGCTCGACGGTACTGAAAACAAAGGTTCTCTGGGCGCGAACGCGATCCTCGCCGTTTCCCTGGCTGCGGCCAAGGCAGCAGCACAGGACCAGGACCTGCCGCTGTACGCACACATCGCCAACCTGAACGGCACCCCGGGTGTCTACTCGATGCCGGTTCCGATGATGAACATCATCAACGGTGGCGAACACGCCGATAACAACGTCGACATCCAGGAATTCATGGTCCAGCCGGTTGGCGCCAAGTCTTTCTCGGAAGGTCTGCGCATGGGCACCGAGATTTTCCATCACCTCAAAGCCGTTCTGAAGGCCCGTGGCCTGAGCACTGCCGTCGGTGACGAAGGTGGTTTCGCGCCGAACCTGGCATCCAACGAAGACGCGTTGAAAGTGATCTCCGAAGCCGTGGCCAACGCCGGTTACAAGCTGGGCACCGACGTGACCCTGGCACTGGACTGCGCGGCCAGCGAATTTTACGAAGACGGCAAGTACAACCTGTCCGGCGAAGGCCAGGTGTTCACCGCTGAAGGTTTCGCCGACTATCTGAAAGGCCTGACCGAGCGTTACCCGATCATCTCCATCGAAGATGGCCTGGACGAATCCGACTGGGCTGGCTGGAAAATCCTCACCGACAAGATCGGCGAGAAGACCCAGCTGGTGGGCGACGACCTGTTCGTGACCAACACCAAGATCCTGAAAGAAGGCATCGACAAGAAGATCGCCAACTCGATCCTGATCAAGTTCAACCAGATCGGCACCCTGACCGAAACCCTGGAAGCCATCCAGATGGCCAAGGCTGCCGGTTACACCGCCGTGATCTCGCACCGCTCCGGCGAAACCGAAGATTCGACCATTGCCGACCTGGCCGTGGGCACTTCGGCTGGCCAGATCAAGACCGGCTCCCTGTGCCGTTCCGATCGCGTTTCCAAGTACAACCAACTGCTGCGTATCGAAGAGCAGTTGAACGGCAAAGCCAAGTACAACGGTCGCAGCGAGTTCCGCGGCTGA
- the ftsB gene encoding cell division protein FtsB, with amino-acid sequence MRSPNWLFLVLLLLLAGLQYRLWVGNGSLAQVAELTQQIADQHAENEGLLERNRVMDAEVSELKKGMETVEERARHELGMVKDGETLYQLAQ; translated from the coding sequence ATGCGCAGTCCCAATTGGTTGTTCCTCGTCTTGCTCCTGTTGCTGGCTGGCCTGCAATACCGCCTGTGGGTGGGTAATGGCAGTCTGGCGCAAGTGGCCGAGCTGACTCAGCAGATCGCGGATCAACACGCTGAGAACGAAGGGCTGCTTGAGCGCAATCGGGTCATGGACGCTGAAGTCAGTGAGTTGAAAAAGGGCATGGAGACCGTTGAAGAGCGGGCTCGCCATGAGTTGGGCATGGTCAAGGACGGTGAAACCCTTTACCAGTTGGCTCAATGA
- the ispD gene encoding 2-C-methyl-D-erythritol 4-phosphate cytidylyltransferase — MNSPLPAFWAVIPAAGVGARMAADRPKQYLQLGGRTILEHSLGCFLDHPSLKGLVVSLAVDDPYWPNLACAGDSRIQRVDGGAERSGSVLNALLHLHALGADDEDWVLVHDAARPNLSRDDLDKLLSELADDPVGGLLAVPARDTLKRIDKHGRVVETVDRSVIWQAYTPQMFRLGALHRALADSLVADAVITDEASAMEWAGLAPRLIEGRADNLKVTRPEDLEWLRQRWANRR; from the coding sequence ATGAATTCCCCGTTACCGGCCTTCTGGGCCGTGATTCCTGCCGCGGGCGTCGGTGCCCGTATGGCCGCGGACCGTCCCAAGCAATACTTGCAACTGGGCGGGCGCACTATTCTCGAACACAGCCTCGGCTGTTTCCTTGATCATCCTTCCCTGAAGGGGTTGGTGGTCAGTCTTGCTGTTGATGATCCTTACTGGCCGAACCTGGCGTGCGCTGGCGATTCGCGTATTCAACGCGTTGACGGCGGCGCCGAGCGTTCCGGGTCAGTGCTCAATGCCTTGCTGCATTTGCATGCGCTGGGTGCTGACGATGAGGATTGGGTGTTGGTGCACGATGCGGCACGGCCCAATCTGAGCCGTGATGATCTGGACAAATTGCTCAGTGAGTTGGCGGATGATCCTGTCGGCGGGCTGTTGGCAGTTCCTGCTCGCGATACGCTTAAACGAATCGACAAGCACGGTCGCGTCGTTGAAACCGTGGATCGCAGTGTGATCTGGCAGGCTTATACGCCGCAGATGTTTCGCCTTGGCGCCTTGCATCGGGCTTTGGCCGACAGCCTGGTGGCTGACGCGGTTATCACTGACGAAGCGTCGGCGATGGAGTGGGCCGGTTTGGCGCCGCGCCTGATTGAAGGGCGCGCGGACAACCTGAAAGTCACTCGCCCGGAAGACCTCGAATGGTTGCGCCAGCGTTGGGCTAATCGCCGCTGA
- a CDS encoding LysR substrate-binding domain-containing protein, with amino-acid sequence MSENRWEGIDEFIAVAECSQFTAAAERLGVSSSHISRQIVRLEERLQTRLLYRSTRRVTLTEAGQTFLQHCQRLQDGREEALRAVGDLTSEPKGMLRMTCAVAYGERFIVPLVTRFMGLYPQLRIDIELSNRQLDLVHEGLDLAIRLGRLQDSRLVATRLAPRRMYLCASPSYLERYGRPHSLSELSRHNCLIGSSDLWQLEQNGREFSQRVQGNWRCNSGQAVLDAALQGVGLCQLPDYYVLEYLKSGELISLLDAHQPPNTAVWALYPQQRHLSPKVRKLVDYLKEGLAERPEYLY; translated from the coding sequence ATGTCCGAGAACCGTTGGGAAGGTATCGACGAATTCATCGCCGTGGCCGAGTGCAGCCAGTTCACGGCTGCCGCTGAGCGTCTTGGGGTTTCTTCTTCCCACATCAGTCGACAAATAGTGCGCCTCGAAGAGCGCCTTCAGACGCGACTGCTGTACCGCAGCACCCGTCGCGTCACGCTGACCGAAGCCGGGCAGACTTTTTTGCAGCATTGCCAGCGTTTGCAGGACGGCCGTGAAGAAGCGCTGAGAGCGGTCGGCGACCTGACCAGCGAACCCAAAGGCATGTTGCGCATGACCTGCGCGGTGGCGTACGGCGAGCGCTTCATCGTGCCGCTGGTGACACGCTTCATGGGACTTTATCCACAACTTCGAATCGATATCGAGCTGAGCAACCGGCAACTGGATCTGGTGCATGAAGGGCTGGACCTGGCGATCCGCCTCGGCCGCCTTCAGGACTCGCGGCTGGTGGCAACGCGGCTGGCGCCACGGCGCATGTATCTGTGCGCGTCACCGTCCTACCTGGAACGGTACGGTCGCCCACACAGCTTGTCGGAACTGAGTCGCCACAACTGCCTCATCGGCAGCTCGGATCTCTGGCAACTGGAACAGAACGGGCGGGAATTTTCCCAGCGAGTGCAGGGAAACTGGCGCTGCAACAGTGGGCAAGCGGTGCTGGATGCGGCGTTACAGGGTGTCGGGCTGTGTCAGTTGCCGGATTACTATGTGCTGGAATACCTGAAAAGCGGCGAACTGATTTCGCTGCTGGATGCTCACCAACCGCCGAACACTGCGGTGTGGGCGCTTTATCCGCAGCAGCGGCACCTTTCGCCGAAGGTGCGCAAGCTGGTGGATTACCTGAAGGAAGGGTTGGCCGAACGGCCGGAGTATCTGTATTAA
- a CDS encoding S-(hydroxymethyl)glutathione dehydrogenase/class III alcohol dehydrogenase codes for MIKSRAAVAFEAKKPLEIVEVDVAMPKAGEVLLRVVASGVCHTDAYTLSGADPEGIFPSILGHEGGAVVEAIGEGVTSVAVGDHVIPLYTPECRQCKFCLSGKTNLCQAIRATQGKGLMPDGTTRFSYKGQPIFHYMGTSTFSEYTVLPEISVARIPKEAPLEKVCLLGCGVTTGIGAVLNTAKVKPGDTVAIFGLGGIGLSAVIGAVKAKAARIIAIDINPAKFEIAKQLGATDCVNPKDFDRPIQEVIVDMTDGGVDFSFECIGNVQLMRAALECCHKGWGESVIIGVAGAGQEISTRPFQLVTGRVWRGSAFGGVRGRTELPSYVEMAETGEIPLDTFITHTMGLEDINKAFDLMHEGKSIRSVIHF; via the coding sequence ATGATCAAGTCGCGCGCTGCCGTTGCCTTCGAGGCCAAGAAACCCCTCGAGATCGTTGAAGTCGATGTTGCCATGCCCAAGGCCGGTGAAGTTCTGCTGCGTGTGGTTGCCTCCGGTGTCTGCCATACCGATGCGTACACGCTGTCGGGTGCTGATCCGGAAGGCATCTTCCCGTCGATCCTCGGCCACGAAGGTGGCGCGGTGGTCGAAGCCATCGGCGAGGGCGTGACCTCCGTGGCGGTCGGCGATCACGTCATCCCGCTGTACACCCCGGAATGCCGCCAGTGCAAATTCTGCCTGTCGGGCAAGACCAACCTGTGCCAAGCCATTCGTGCGACCCAAGGCAAAGGCCTGATGCCCGATGGCACTACGCGTTTTTCCTACAAAGGCCAGCCGATTTTCCACTACATGGGCACCTCGACGTTCTCCGAGTACACCGTGTTGCCGGAAATCTCCGTCGCCAGGATTCCTAAAGAAGCACCGCTGGAAAAAGTCTGCCTGCTGGGTTGCGGCGTCACCACCGGCATCGGTGCGGTGCTCAATACCGCCAAGGTAAAACCGGGTGATACCGTGGCCATTTTCGGCCTCGGCGGCATCGGTCTGTCGGCGGTGATCGGCGCAGTCAAAGCCAAGGCGGCGCGGATCATTGCCATCGACATCAACCCGGCCAAATTCGAGATCGCCAAGCAGCTCGGTGCAACCGACTGCGTGAACCCGAAAGACTTCGACCGTCCTATCCAGGAAGTCATCGTCGACATGACCGATGGCGGCGTCGACTTTTCCTTCGAATGCATCGGCAACGTCCAATTGATGCGCGCCGCACTTGAGTGCTGCCACAAAGGTTGGGGCGAGTCGGTCATCATCGGTGTGGCCGGTGCTGGCCAGGAAATTTCGACCCGTCCATTCCAGTTGGTCACCGGTCGCGTCTGGCGCGGTTCGGCGTTCGGCGGTGTGCGTGGTCGCACCGAATTGCCAAGCTATGTCGAAATGGCCGAAACCGGCGAAATCCCGCTGGATACGTTCATCACCCACACCATGGGCCTGGAAGATATCAACAAGGCTTTCGACCTGATGCATGAAGGAAAAAGCATCCGTTCCGTCATCCATTTCTGA
- the fghA gene encoding S-formylglutathione hydrolase, whose translation MSLENISCQKSFGGWHKRYRHRSDVLGCDMVFAVYLPPQAEQGGKLPVLYWLSGLTCTDENFMHKAGALRMAAELGLIIVAPDTSPRGPDVPGDPDGAWDFGLGAGFYLNATQEPWSRHYRMHDYVVQELPALVEAHFPASDKRGISGHSMGGHGALVCALRNPGRYQSVSAFSPINNPMDCPWGQKAFSRYLGEDRSKWREWDACALIAEADEKLPLLVDQGDRDDFLATQLKPEALQQATKLAGHPLTLRLQPGYDHSYFFIASFIDDHLQHHGRALGV comes from the coding sequence ATGAGCCTGGAAAATATCTCCTGTCAGAAAAGCTTCGGCGGCTGGCACAAACGCTACCGGCACCGCTCCGACGTGCTCGGCTGCGACATGGTGTTTGCCGTGTACCTGCCGCCGCAAGCGGAGCAGGGCGGCAAGCTGCCGGTGCTGTACTGGTTGTCCGGCCTGACCTGCACCGACGAGAATTTCATGCACAAGGCCGGCGCTCTGCGCATGGCTGCCGAGCTGGGGCTGATCATTGTTGCACCGGATACCAGTCCTCGCGGCCCCGACGTGCCGGGTGACCCGGATGGCGCCTGGGATTTCGGTCTCGGCGCCGGGTTTTATCTGAATGCCACGCAGGAACCGTGGTCGCGCCACTATCGGATGCATGACTATGTCGTGCAGGAATTACCGGCGTTAGTCGAAGCCCATTTCCCTGCGTCCGACAAGCGCGGCATCAGCGGTCACTCCATGGGCGGCCACGGCGCGCTGGTCTGCGCATTGCGCAATCCGGGTCGGTATCAGTCGGTGTCGGCGTTTTCGCCGATCAACAATCCGATGGATTGCCCGTGGGGTCAGAAAGCCTTTTCCCGTTACCTGGGCGAAGACCGTTCGAAATGGCGTGAATGGGATGCCTGCGCGTTGATCGCCGAGGCCGACGAGAAGCTGCCGCTATTGGTCGACCAAGGTGATCGTGATGATTTCCTGGCCACGCAACTCAAGCCCGAAGCCTTGCAACAAGCGACCAAACTGGCCGGTCATCCGCTGACGTTGCGCCTGCAACCGGGCTACGACCACAGCTATTTCTTCATCGCCAGCTTCATCGACGACCACTTGCAACATCACGGACGCGCTCTAGGCGTTTAA
- the ispF gene encoding 2-C-methyl-D-erythritol 2,4-cyclodiphosphate synthase: MRIGHGYDVHRFAEGDFITLGGVRIAHGFGLLAHSDGDVLLHALSDALLGAAALGDIGKHFPDTDPKFKGADSRVLLRHVVALVHAKGWKVGNVDNTIVAQAPKMAPHIESMRAQIAADLQVELDQVNVKATTTEKLGFVGREEGIAVHSVALLLRA; this comes from the coding sequence ATGCGTATTGGCCACGGCTATGATGTGCACCGTTTCGCTGAAGGCGATTTCATTACTCTGGGCGGCGTGCGCATTGCACACGGCTTCGGGCTGCTCGCTCACTCCGACGGTGACGTCCTGCTGCACGCCTTGAGCGATGCCTTGCTCGGCGCCGCTGCGCTGGGTGATATCGGCAAGCACTTCCCGGACACCGACCCAAAATTCAAGGGCGCCGACAGCCGTGTGCTGTTGCGTCACGTCGTCGCACTGGTCCACGCCAAGGGCTGGAAAGTCGGCAACGTCGATAACACCATCGTCGCCCAGGCGCCGAAAATGGCCCCGCATATCGAATCGATGCGCGCGCAGATTGCCGCGGATCTTCAAGTTGAGTTGGATCAAGTGAACGTGAAAGCTACCACCACCGAAAAGCTTGGCTTTGTCGGTCGCGAAGAAGGCATCGCTGTCCACTCCGTAGCCTTGTTGCTGCGCGCATGA
- the truD gene encoding tRNA pseudouridine(13) synthase TruD, which produces MNELQLLGPRAYGEALGTAVLKATAEDFQVDEVLDIPLSGDGEHLWIWVEKRGLNTEEAARRIAKAAGVPLRTVSYAGLKDRQALTRQWFSVQLPGKADPDLSSAENDTLKILKTGRHKRKLQRGAHSANGFTLRLTQFAGDKAAIEARLQLIAKQGIPNYFGTQRFGFDGGNVVDARGWAARKALPEQRNVRSRLLSTARSFLFNQVLAARVEDGTWQQAQVGDLLAFTDSRSFFPAGEAECSDPRLAILDLHPTGPQWGEGDSPATGAVHELEQAIAAREADLRDWLINAGMSHERRILRLPIGGLTWHYPEPDILQLEFVLPAGCFATVLVRELVDLVPVGQTDSPCVF; this is translated from the coding sequence ATGAACGAACTGCAATTGCTCGGCCCGCGTGCCTACGGTGAAGCCCTCGGCACCGCGGTGTTGAAAGCCACGGCGGAAGACTTCCAGGTCGATGAAGTGCTCGACATCCCGCTCAGTGGCGATGGCGAACACCTGTGGATCTGGGTGGAAAAACGCGGACTGAATACCGAAGAAGCGGCACGGCGAATTGCCAAGGCAGCGGGCGTGCCATTGCGCACTGTCAGCTACGCCGGCCTCAAGGATCGCCAGGCGCTGACCCGCCAGTGGTTCAGCGTGCAACTGCCGGGCAAGGCCGATCCTGATTTGTCGTCGGCGGAAAACGATACGCTGAAAATCCTCAAGACCGGTCGACATAAACGCAAGCTGCAACGCGGTGCCCATTCGGCCAACGGTTTCACCTTGCGCCTGACGCAATTCGCGGGCGACAAAGCGGCCATCGAAGCGCGCCTGCAACTGATCGCCAAACAAGGCATCCCCAATTATTTCGGCACCCAGCGGTTCGGCTTTGACGGCGGCAACGTGGTCGACGCCCGTGGCTGGGCCGCGCGCAAGGCCTTGCCGGAGCAGCGCAACGTCCGTTCGCGTTTGCTTTCTACTGCTCGCAGTTTTCTGTTCAACCAGGTGTTGGCAGCGCGTGTGGAAGATGGCACCTGGCAGCAGGCGCAGGTCGGTGATCTGTTGGCGTTCACCGACAGCCGAAGCTTCTTTCCGGCCGGTGAGGCCGAGTGCAGCGACCCGCGCCTGGCAATTCTCGACCTGCACCCGACCGGCCCGCAGTGGGGCGAAGGTGACTCGCCGGCGACGGGCGCAGTCCATGAACTGGAGCAGGCAATCGCCGCGCGCGAAGCGGATCTGCGCGATTGGTTGATTAACGCCGGTATGAGCCACGAACGTCGCATCCTGCGACTGCCCATTGGTGGGTTGACGTGGCATTATCCCGAGCCTGACATTCTGCAACTGGAATTCGTCCTGCCGGCCGGATGCTTCGCCACCGTATTGGTGCGTGAGCTCGTTGATCTGGTGCCGGTGGGGCAGACGGACAGCCCATGCGTATTCTGA
- the surE gene encoding 5'/3'-nucleotidase SurE, whose translation MRILISNDDGVTAPGLAALYAALADYTECVVIAPDQDKSGASSSLTLDRPLHPQTLANGFISLNGTPTDCVHLGLNGLLEREPDMVVSGINLGANLGDDVLYSGTVAAALEGRFLALPSFAFSLVSRQVDNLPTAAYYARKLVEAHADLDLPPRTVLNVNIPNLPLDHIRGIQLTRLGHRARAAAPMKVVDPRGKSGYWIAAAGDAEDGGPGTDFHAVMQGYVSITPLQLDRTFNDAFRSLDGWLEGLR comes from the coding sequence ATGCGTATTCTGATTTCTAACGACGATGGGGTAACCGCACCCGGTCTCGCCGCGCTTTATGCTGCGCTGGCGGATTACACCGAATGCGTGGTTATCGCCCCGGACCAGGACAAAAGCGGCGCCAGCAGTTCGCTGACGCTCGACCGTCCGTTGCACCCGCAGACCCTGGCCAACGGCTTTATCAGCCTCAATGGCACACCGACCGATTGCGTGCACCTGGGCCTCAACGGCTTGCTGGAACGCGAACCGGACATGGTGGTTTCCGGTATCAACCTGGGCGCCAACCTAGGGGACGATGTGTTGTATTCCGGCACCGTGGCCGCGGCGCTTGAAGGGCGTTTCCTTGCGCTTCCTTCGTTTGCCTTTTCCTTGGTCTCACGGCAAGTCGATAACCTTCCCACAGCCGCTTACTACGCGCGCAAACTGGTGGAAGCCCACGCCGACCTTGACCTGCCACCGCGCACGGTACTGAACGTGAACATTCCCAATTTGCCGCTCGACCACATCCGTGGAATCCAGCTGACCCGCCTCGGTCATCGCGCCCGCGCGGCGGCGCCGATGAAAGTGGTCGACCCGCGTGGCAAGTCCGGTTACTGGATTGCTGCGGCCGGGGATGCTGAAGACGGCGGTCCGGGAACGGATTTCCATGCGGTGATGCAAGGCTATGTGTCCATCACGCCACTGCAACTGGATCGCACCTTCAATGATGCCTTCCGAAGCCTCGATGGCTGGCTGGAGGGATTGCGCTAA